Below is a window of Humulus lupulus chromosome 2, drHumLupu1.1, whole genome shotgun sequence DNA.
tattattttctaacaccGTTAATTTAAATTATCTAtataaagtaaatatatataaaataaattatctaattaaggtaaataaattaaaaaataaaataataaataagtagTAATAATTTCTcgtcatatattttaaaattttatattaaagtatttaaattattctatcaatgttttcaaaactataaccgaaaaatatttatgtacttaaatttttttctttattttattaattatttattttgttatttaacaTATTctgtttatccaaacatatatataatagtaAAGTAAGacataaatacatatttttatttaccaTTTAGTTTTTctaatgagaaattacttattttaattgctctatttattaattaaataatatatatttatatataatattttgtttgctttaaaatttttttaattaaataattaaaatttcatcaaataaactttttaaattcatagtgttaatttagattttttttaatatttattatattgataTTCGTagatattttttctaaaagaaaattaaaataaaaagtatttaatttctaaaactagaatgcaccatatttttatatataaaaaatatgtatttaattttgtttaattgtttctaatatatttatatcattcttttataatacacaccattatttatttatttaaaatttatataacaatgaaAGAAGCataataaaactaaattaataaatttttaaataaaactaaacaacgGGTACTATAAGTGGCTTATACATAATAtctagtatatttatatatatatatatatgatttatatACAGCAGCCTATAGGCTGacttcaaaaaaaaatattttatccttTTGAAGACACTTTCCATCCAGCCACCAGATCCAAgtcaatatattttattaatttctcgtATTATTGTAATGTAAATTCATATCGTATAATGTATTTTAATAAACTCATCAATGTCATCATTGGTGAAGTAAAACAAGCTATCTAATGTAATTTAATTAGACTAATACGAGAAGGGacctgaaaataaataaagaatatttCTCACGTACGTTATTGCACACCGAGTGACACATTAAAAAAAGATCTCATTGTtgctttcaaaaaaaaaaaaaaaaactcattaatAGTTTATGAAATTTATAATAGAAAGTCCATCACAAAACCAATAAGATTTTGGCTCTTTTTCTTTAACTaactaattttataaaatattcaaTGCCAGTTTGAAAAAAGAACATCAAGTTTAGCATTTAttgtagaaaataaaataaaattaccaccACATCTTACATAACTTTATATAATCAAATTCTCTTTCGCTTGGTATTAGGAGATCACAGTTTTTATATTATTGAGAAACATAAAAAGGGTAATCTGATACTCTAAAAACTTACATCATTATGTTTGATTGTGCACTGGAATCTTATCTGATTCTTAGGAATATCACTTTTTGTGTTTGGTTGTCATAGAAATTTGtcaagttttcatattttcataaaatttaatataataatatatttcatcaaaataataaataatataattataaataacagatgatattttaaaaaattaccaaaTTTTTCTGTAGATTATAATTTCTAAATAATTATactcataaaatattttttaaaagaattaaaaaatataattattaaatactagaatcaagtataatttttaaaaatacaaaaatacccttatttgatttataataatatttcatttgttattttaactaaagtaatgatataaatgatttacatatcaatttctttaaataaacaaatactatttatcattttatagtatgatatatatacatatatttgtttctatattataagcttcaaaatataataagtcattaactaaaaaataattggtttaagttttttttttaaataatactaattttgaagtgtttcacatttCTGTGTATTTGAAAACTACTTGTCAGATGAGTTTCACTTGGATCAAAAATTAGGAAAAGTTAGAACCATTATAGTACAGTTTCCCATGTTAGAAAAATTCAAACACAGTGCCAAACATGGGAAACTGTTCAGATTCTCATTCTTGTCTCCAGATTCTTGCATACCAAACAACCCCTTATTAGTTACAAATAAGACAATCTCCAATAGATTGTTTATTTGTTGCTATTGTTGGGTCATCACGCGCCACTAACATTTGTTGTATGTTTATATGTTGTGTAGACGTATTCATGGGATGACTTGCTTtatgcttgctcatacttcgttattgatTGTCATATGAATGAGACGTGTTCATGCCTAACTAATGAATTTGTTTACTTGCTTGAGTGAATTTTAGGCTGACTTACTAATTTTGAGTGTTAACACGATCACGTTATGTTTATTTGAAGAGTCAAATAGTCGGCCCATAACCGTTGCTAAAAATAGTAAAGCACTTGATctcctattttaaaaaataaattatgaaaacaatatttttttttatattacctAATATATTTTACGGCATaccatatatatttttgtatatttatttttcatattatagattttaatactttttatacatttcaatcaatttttttatatatgaaagaaaatatattttacaatatttattGGAAGTTAGAAGAGCAAGAGAGACTCAATAATtgatcaaacaaaaaaaaaacagcgTTAACtatttcataatatatatatatatatatatatcttggcCGTAGTTTTATTAAAAACAGTCCCCTATTTGGCTGTCCCATTCACATTATTTTTGCTTCTACTTTTAAGTaatataaagaagaagaaaataagtACATTTAACTTTATAGTTATATAGTCTGCtttagaataaataaaaaaaatgctatcgtgtattttttttcatttattagaATAAAGAACTAAAAAAATATACTCGCTGTCCATAGATTTTTTTAGAGTAACGATATATGCACTAACGCTAAGATATATAAATAATCTCAATCATGAATATTTTTACATAGAGTCCACATAATATTTAATCCCTATATAATTTAAGTGTGTAAATTGAAAATACATCTATCAATATAGAAACCGACACCTATTATCTTTGTTGTCGGTTAAAAACTTCCATTAAATCTAAAAGATCAAGAAGTTTGGTCTATGACAACACTTCTTTCTATTgtcatcacttttttttttattgctttttattacaaaaaattattttgtgGTTCTAAATTGTTTAAGAAAAATCTATTTACACacgtatttttatttaaaaagacaTATAGTTTGATTGCATATATTTCTATCTTGATATTTTTGCTATAATCACATTATTGTGGAGGATTTGAGACGTGCATGATTAtaggtttttttctttctttctattatttgtatataaaaataagaaaaaatagtatAAAATTAGAAATCGTGAAGGCTTGTAAGGATATATAACATACTAACAAAATTAAGCAAGTGTACGTGGGAGCTTTTGTTAGTGTAAAATcatttgattttttctttttatttttaatttagaaATTGATTTGCCCGATTTGAGTTTCTCTTGGTACGTTAAAATATAAGATTAATTTATATTGGCTTATATTACTTGTATAATAATGTGTTTAATTTGATATATGAttagagaaaataatacaaagTCTGATATTCTAGTTAGCATACAATAATTTAGTCCCTTTAAGCAATTTAAGATAAATTTTGTAAGTGTCATACTTTCAGTTGTTTGTATTTTGACCATTTTATAATTCATCTGTTGTTTTGCCAGTTGCATCTGGAAGTTTGGTCTTGTCATAACGTCTTCTTGTTACTTACGTGGCATGTATTAAAGTTTCTGTTATGGTTAATTGAGTTTCTTTTTGTTTTGGGTTTTCGTGCTGTGTTAAATTTCCTAATGATTTTCTGTTATAGGGTGGTCTTAATTTGTTGAGTTGGTTAGAACTCTGATTGATTTTTTTTGGTGAGAAACTTAGCTGTGATTTGGTTGTTTGGTTTATTTGTGTTTGTTGTTTTGATAGGTTGAAGAACTCTGAACTTTGAAGAATGTTCATTCATAGCAGACAGTAGTGTTCTTCAGGTGAAGTATTGAAAGAATGTCAGATCTATGAAAGTTCGAGTGGGAAAATTTGGAGTGCTCAATTTAAGGAAATTTGTAAGAGAGACAAGCATAGAAGATTTTCTTGTTGTTAATGTAAAATCAGAGATACTTTGTAGAACTTGCATTTTTATCTTAGTAGATTTCTTTCTCTGAACTAGGTCCCAAGGATTAATCATTATTTTGTGTAAtggtgaaccttgtaaaaattgttCTATGTGTTCTTTTTTACATATTCTTTAAGCTTTCTTTAAATCTTGACTTACTAATTCAACAAGTTCCCGATACTTAAGTAATAAATCGTTTTTAAAGTTTATCATATCATCTATCTTTATTGTTGGTGAAAGAAATTTTACAATTTTGTCATCCATTCTTTTTTTCCTCTCATAATAAGTTATTATATATAAATGTTCAATtcactaatttttttaattagagTGTAATGATATTCCTACTTATACACCTTCAAACAAGGGCAAAAATAGTTAATAtcactttttattattattttatgcaaCAAATGGGTGGCAGATAGAGTCATCTTTGAGAAGAagatttgataatatatataatataggtaCAATCAAAGGcttgctattttttttattaatttgacAAAATATTTAAAGTATTATGTAACAtttaatataagaatatttctagatataaatttattttatggaTTTAAGTACACATAATAAAGTATATGTATTTTAAACTATTGAAGTTTATTAAGATAAAATTACACTATTTTTATGTGTAATtcaaatatattttcacattattaattatattttaagtaTGTAATTAAAATGTATATGTGCCTAACATTactctatttatatataatacAGAATTGATTGAAACGTATATATTAGATTTTTCTCAAATTATAACAACTCATTTTTCGATTCTTTCTTTCTAAATGTGTGGCACCCATAATTATAAAGAATTaagaataataaatgatattcattTGTTAATTGGGTCCATACATCTTGTTACAATTTATAATACCCAATTACCATCTTTCTTATCCATTAATAAAAGACCCATGTTGTTTATAATTGGACGTTCTTCTAATTGGTCAAAAAAGACCAACGTATAATTTGTTTGGTTCACAGTATtttaaacataatattttttgttgCTCATATGTTTAGAGAAGGTAGGGTTTCAACATGTGACCAAAAATCCCTAATCAAACAAAACATGGGGAGAGGACATTATATAAATatctataatatgtatatatatatatatatatatttaagtcaTGGTCAAAACTATATATATTAATCCTATATTAATCTTATATAGTAGGGACATAGCTATTTTTACCATGTAAATAAAttgtaattaaatttttttttttgtatcacGTTGTGCATTGTAGTTATAGTATGTGTTTCCACTAGTTTttaagaaatttcgaataatttacggtACTGAAAACAGACttcaaaacaatttatttttgtgttttcaGTTCATGAATAGGTTACaatctatttttttatatgatgatgtatAATATAGTTATTTAGAATTTCGCACAAATTTTTGTGAAATTCTGAATAATCTACGGTATTGAAAACATGAAACAAGTTATTTTGAAGCTTATTTTAGATGCACGTGAAATAGTTTGCTTTGAAATATGTTTTTTGCACCgcaaattatttgaatttttttaaaacttagtgggaggtcctaaataactaaattgtacaccatcatataaaaaaattagattataattTTTTCAGATGCCAAAAATAAAAATGTCCCTACTAATGAGGAGAAAAGACATGTCCCCATAGTAGAAACTTCCTCTATATATATAAGAATTAATAATTAGTCTATTATTGTAGAATAACATAATTTAAAGCCCCCATCTAGGGGTACTCCGGATTCAAATTAATCCAATTACCCCGAACCAATCTAATTACAAAAAGTTGGATATTCAATTACAATTGGATtgtattagattggattggattggattgaaTTTAAAAAGTTGGATGTAAATTGGATTAAATGGGTTAGCGTATGAGACTGTGAAAATACAATTAAGAACTGATTCAATCCAATtacaattaatattatatataaatatatttaattggatTGTTGTTGTTTATCTATATGCTATATTAGTACTTTGAAGATATTGTTATTGTGTTCATATTTTGCTACCGTCCAAGTACTTTAGTTATTGGTTAATTATGACATATATtgcttttaaatttaaatgtttgtgttgtaaacttaatatttcaaCGATTTAATGTGGTAATTGTAAGGACTTCATTTAGTATTATTGCTAAATAGTGTTTAGTTTTTTGCATGATTTCTTTTgtatggtttttttatttttatttgttaatttatgtattaataaaatttaggttcaaatataaaataacatatacaatcCACTTATAATTGTTTAGAGGGCAAATTAGATTAGATTAGATGATAATTTTCAATATCCATCTTTTAATTAGATTGAATTCATTAGGAGTAAAAAtgttggatcggatcggatcggATGAGCACCCCTACTCcatccatttttatttttaataataataaatgtaaatcAATATATTTTTGGCCTCGTTTAGTCCACAAACCTATTACTTATATCAATTAGGTAAAGGTTATTTGTCTTCAAGTGAACaaatttatttatatgtatatctatatatatatatatatgtattaactTACTCCATTCAAATCGTAGGCAATGGcatccatttttttttctctccattATTTTCTAACCCCTAAGCACTAAACAATTTTATTGCACTCATATTAAAATATATTCATCTTAATTACTCGATCATAACATGATAATAAATTATCATTGTATGATTTACATCACTCAATAATAAAGGCTTATAATTATATACATGTATGTATAGTCTTATAGTACCATATTTCTTTTCCTAaagtcataataataataataatatagtagAGGCATACAAGAATTATAACAGGGATGTCATTTAATTTaagtcattaattttttaaaataaaactagataatttttttaaaaagtgacAAATTTGACAACTATAACTCTAGTCCAAATTTTCTAATTCAAACCAGAGAACAATAATATTTGGACTGGATTTAATCCAAAtctaaaataatttataaatttgtaCACCAAAATAGTAGTGTTGCTGGTCCCTATGCGGTGGTGCTGATATTCTTCTCTTCACGATGAGGATTGTATATCTTGTCGTAGATTTTGTTGGTTCAaaattgtaaatataaattcGATGTAAATTACAATATTAAATCTTTGAATAAATAATCTTTAATTAACTACGTAAAGTAATAGAATAtccaaaaatattaatttaatagatACTAATTACCTTTTATTACCACGattctttttaatattaaattatcaTCGTATAACGTGACATGGTGAAATATCAATATCAAGTCAAATTTGTATTTTATGTACTTATCAACACGATTAACATTTCTCTACTATTCCTAATGGAGTAATGATACTTATGACGGTGGTTTTAGGTGCTTTTGTCAATTTTGATTCTCTGCGTATTCTTTTTTAGTGGTATTTGACTATATATAATAATGGTCCTAAATCTTATTAATCTTAGTTTTTTGGATTATGAGTGTTAATACTAAGAATAGTATCTTTGAAATTAAAATCCAAAGACCAGTTTTACCAAGTAAACTCTGAGACAGAGACTTATATAGTTAAACAGTGTGAAAGTAGATGAAGTAGGAAAGTGATAGGAAGAAACCCAACTCAAAGACTAGGTAAAAACACTTAGAATTGCTAAGGAGGTGTTTTATCGCTATTCGCTAATTAAATATGAGTTGTTATCTCGTGTTGTTGGATCATTTAATGTAAAAAATAGCAAAACACTTCTATAAAATTAATGGATTGAGTAGATCAATATTAATTACATAttacatatataaattatttatatatatatgcaaaaatgctataaaaaaaatacatgtaatGAAAATCGTcaacttttttcttttcttattttttttctctatagaTTTTTATTATATTGGTCCAAACCGCGTATTGAACAGCTATACCGTTGTTTAAAGTAAAATAAGATTCAAAGACTTTGACACTCAAAAAATTGAGGACACAAATCACACACAGACATATTAATACTACTAGTATTTCTACCATTCCTCCTCATTCTCtttccattttttattttatttatttttttcatttttctctcTTCATAAATTTTTCCCATCTCCCAAACAGGTTTTATATCCACTTCTACACCCGAGTTTTCAAAATCCCGGAAAACTTCTCTTGAGCTCTCTCTGATTAGAGCTTTTTTTCTTTCTGGGTTTTTCATTTCTGATTCAGTTTTCTGAGAAAGGTCTCTCCTTTCTGGTTCTTCTATATTCAGGGGAATTGGAAACGAAATTTGACTTTTCCTGGGTTTTGGGTTTTGGGGTTCGTTTCATTCCCTCGAGTTTTTACATTGACGTGGATTTTCTGAGGAACCAAACAAGAAAAAGAGTTTCTTTCCATGGGTTCTAAGGTGTCGTTTATATTGACTCTCCTCGTGGTGTTTTCCGTTGTTTTCATAGCCATCGCCGGAAACCATAACAATCTTCACAACTCCAATGGCTCTGCTCTCTCCGGTATCGAGCTTCCTGAGCATATGAGCTTCAATGTCGTCTCATCCTCGGAAAATACTGGCTGCAGCTTTTCCACTTCCACAAACGACAAGCAACCAGAACCAAAAACGACAGCAGACGACCACAACCACCACCACGAcggcgaagaagaagaagaagaagacggtGCAGTTAATGTCGATACTCTTTTTTCGTTGAAACCAGATAAACAACCAGTGAAGCTCCACCTGAAGCGGCGGTCGGAGAGTGGGGAAACCGAGCCGAAGAAGTCTTTGATCAGCTACACCATCAGAGACTTGGCCAGAATCCAGACCCTTCATAGGAGGGTGACGGAGAAGAAGAATCAAAGCACTGTCTCGAGGCTAAACAAGAAAACCAGTAAGAAATCACCAAAAGAGCAAACCAGCTCAACCATGGCGCCTGCGCCTTTGCCGGACTCTTACCCCAGTGGGTTGTCCGGCCAACTCATTGCCACTTTGGAATCCGGGGTTGGTTTCGGCTCCGGCGAATACTTCATGGATGTTTTCGTGGGTACACCTCCAAAACACTATTCTTTGATTCTTGACACCGGTAGTGATCTCAATTGGATTCAGTGTGTTCCATGCCATGCTTGTTTCGAGCAAAATGGACCTTACTATGATCCCAAAGAGTCAACCTCTTTTAAAAACATCAGCTGTCATGATCCTAGGTGCCAAATGGTCTCACCTCCTGACCCTCCTCAGCCTTGCAAATCCGAGAACCAAACATGTCCTTACTACTATTGGTATGGGGACAGTTCCAACACAACAGGGGATTTTGCTCTCGAAACCTTCACTGTTAACCTCACAACCAGTTCCGGCAAAGGCGAGTACCGGCGAGTCGAGGACATCATGTTTGGCTGTGGCCATTGGAATAGAGGCCTGTTTAGAGGGGCTGCAGGGTTGTTAGGACTCGGAAGAGGGTCTCTCTCCTTTTCCTCGCAGCTTCAATCACTCTATGGTCACTCCTTTTCTTATTGCCTTGTGGATAGAGACAGTGACACCAATGTTAGTAGTAAGCTGATTTTTGGTGAGGACAAGGGCTTGTTGAGCCACCCTGAACTGAATTTCACCTCTTTTGTCTCTGGCAAAGAGATTCCAGACACATTCTACTACCTTCAGATTAAGTCCATCCTTGTTGGAGGTGAAGCTCTCAACATATCTGAGGAGACTTGGAAATTGTCACCTGAAGGCAGTGGTGGGACTATCATTGATTCAGGTACAACACTTAGCTATTTTACTGATCCTGCTTATCAGGTTATCAAAGAAGCCTTTTCGAAGAAGGTCAAAGGATACCAAACTGCAAAGATTGAAGATTTTCCTTTGGATCTTTGTTACAATGTTTCTGGTGTTGATAACTTGGAGCTCCCGGATTTTGGGATTGTGTTCTCAGATGGAGCTGTTTGGGATTTCCCAGTTGAGAATTACTTTATCCAAGTTTACCCTCAAGAGGTTGTTTGTTTGGCTTTCAAGAACACTTCTGCTAATGCCCTCTCCATCATTGGAAACTACCAGCAGCAAAATTTTCACATTCTCTATGATACAAAGAATTCTAGGCTGGGTTTTGCTCCGATGAACTGTGCTAATGTTTAGAAAAACAAAATAGTTCTTAAGATTGGACAAGTGTAAACATGGTGGTTGAAGAGGCAtatattttttgttctttttcttttttcttttggtttttctTTACAGAAGAAGATTGGTACAAAATTAGATTCATTTGTTTTCCCCTCAATTTTACTCACTGATGATATTAGACAGTAACACAATGTATTGTATcacaagaaatatatatatatcaatgcataattatattattattttttaaaagtttcaattggtttatatatatatagttcttACTGATTATCAATCTTTTATGGTTTCTACAATTAACAACATTCTGGCATCATCAATAGTAGATTATATTGTGATACATGAATTTGGCTCAAGTTGGCTAGTAGaatatgtaacgccccacgtAGAATATGTAACGCACCACGCCATTCTAGCTGTTTCCTGGAATAATAATGTAACAACTAAAAATTACTAACTAAAAATTACTAAttaggcttaagagccttgattagtgtgccgggaagtcataattggaggttaatagaattaatggtaagaaagcgtgaaatggatattgaataagtatgcggaccctgtttggctggtaagggcataatggtaatcttggcccgttagggcataaatgtgaatgtgtgtgataaattgttgataccacattattatgtgggtagattgataaatatatatatgcatgtaaagGTGTATGCATTTGTAACtatcggcatgaggcgatcctagggaacaggtagcgggaaaagtcacaacggggcttaatagttggctttggataagtcagggatattataggtatcgggtagttaattagactatcgggttatgaaaataaatatatggagatatatttgaggtcagGGTGTCTAGGTGAGAATAATGggagattttaccattttggttTCGGGGACGATTCCGGCACCCTGAGCCTTGGGCTTGACctaaatgataaggttagacttactaagaatagaaaacagtagaaccacAATAAACCGACCTTTTCTTTCTCAGCtatcttctctctctcaagggaaacacaAGGGAAATAAACCGAGAAAATCAAGTGAGATTTTGAGGGGATTGAGCTAAGGATTACTGGGAATTGAAGAGGGGATTTTGAGGTTTAACTCAAGGGTTATCCAAGGAACTGAATCAGCACCAAGGTAAGCAGTGAATTCCTTTCTTTTGGTTAgaaaattctgagttctagctgggtgttGAGATAATTGTAACTTTGAtatttaaggttgaatttgagctGAAAGCTTGGGAACTAGTTGGGGTTTGGCTTAGAGAAGGTGCTCAATGGAAGAGGTAAACTCTAATTCATGATTTAAAAGTTTAAATTTAGGTTTTGACTGGTTGGTTTTGGGTGTTTGtgttcttgggtttcagaaattgaagatgGGATTACTATAAGTTTTAAGCTTAGTTTTCTGTTGAATTAAGATGTTAAAGttgtcttaaaagtgttgggaatgattgatatggaaatagggagctttggggtggttttgggtaaggtttggagattggaaatggtgggaattctaagttcgaagggaagggccgcggctctgttctagagcactgcggccctagcttgcaaaggagccaagaaggctcggccaaaggcaagcgccgtgacgcccaaagcaagggccgcggcgcgtgtccccttcaggtgtggtgttggctctgttttggagaagggtcgcggctaagcttcaagggccgcagtgTAAACATGGTGGTTCAagggttttaagcacgggaaggtagcctagtgtgctcgggattggttttaCCACTGTGCTTAGTTACCACTGTGCTTAGTGAGATTCGgtttcccgggagttagttttataaagAAACCTATATCCGAGTATTAATGGAATTCATtatattggttgtgactaggtgataagctagagctcgggaatggatcgtgctcgggggtcgtcctctctaattaaagcatttggaatcaaggtaagaaaactgcacctatgtatgtggataggatgggactaagtgttccctatatttgaatgtattgttatgtgatttctatacaccatgtgaatatgttgggactaagagttctctATAATGGTATGAATGttataaggtggtattatgccacggggacatgtggtaacggcctaagggtgccgaaatccacagttgcgcacagggcgcggctcggacactggtatctgaggacagcttattatgcac
It encodes the following:
- the LOC133817272 gene encoding aspartyl protease family protein 2-like, with product MGSKVSFILTLLVVFSVVFIAIAGNHNNLHNSNGSALSGIELPEHMSFNVVSSSENTGCSFSTSTNDKQPEPKTTADDHNHHHDGEEEEEEDGAVNVDTLFSLKPDKQPVKLHLKRRSESGETEPKKSLISYTIRDLARIQTLHRRVTEKKNQSTVSRLNKKTSKKSPKEQTSSTMAPAPLPDSYPSGLSGQLIATLESGVGFGSGEYFMDVFVGTPPKHYSLILDTGSDLNWIQCVPCHACFEQNGPYYDPKESTSFKNISCHDPRCQMVSPPDPPQPCKSENQTCPYYYWYGDSSNTTGDFALETFTVNLTTSSGKGEYRRVEDIMFGCGHWNRGLFRGAAGLLGLGRGSLSFSSQLQSLYGHSFSYCLVDRDSDTNVSSKLIFGEDKGLLSHPELNFTSFVSGKEIPDTFYYLQIKSILVGGEALNISEETWKLSPEGSGGTIIDSGTTLSYFTDPAYQVIKEAFSKKVKGYQTAKIEDFPLDLCYNVSGVDNLELPDFGIVFSDGAVWDFPVENYFIQVYPQEVVCLAFKNTSANALSIIGNYQQQNFHILYDTKNSRLGFAPMNCANV